In a genomic window of Erigeron canadensis isolate Cc75 chromosome 5, C_canadensis_v1, whole genome shotgun sequence:
- the LOC122600645 gene encoding vesicle-associated protein 1-2-like, producing the protein MSTGELLSVDPQELNFPFELKKQICCSMRLTNKTDNHVAFKVKTTNPKKYCVRPNTGVVLPHSTCDVIVTMQAQKEAPPNMQCKDKFLLQSAVASPGASPKDITPELFNKESGNQVEEFKLKVNYVAPKRPPSPVREGSEEGSSPRASISDNGTINTTDSTTVPRVYNESHENSSETRALISKLTDEKNSAIQQSKRLQQELELLRRQGNKTSGGIPFIYVLLIGILSILLGYFLK; encoded by the exons atgagtacCGGAGAGCTTCTTAGCGTTGATCCCCAGGAGCTTAATTTTCCGT ttgAATTGAAGAAGCAGATCTGTTGTTCCATGCGATTGACCAACAAAACCGATAATCATGTGGCGTTTAAg GTGAAAACTACGAATCCGAAAAAGTACTGTGTTCGGCCTAACACTGGAGTCGTGTTGCCTCATTCTACCTGTGATGTCATAG TTACGATGCAAGCTCAAAAGGAGGCTCCTCCTAACATGCAATGCAAGGACAAGTTTCTGCTTCAGAGTGCTGTTGCAAGTCCTGGAGCTTCCCCTAAAGATATTACTCCAGAGTTG TTTAACAAGGAATCCGGAAATCAGGTGGAGGAATTCaagttaaaagttaattatGTTGCTCCCAAGCGACCACCATCACCTGTAAGAGAAGGATCAGAGGAGGGCTCTTCTCCAAGGGCATCAATATCAGACAATGGGACTATAAATACAACTGATTCTACTACC GTTCCAAGAGTATATAATGAATCTCATGAGAATTCATCTGAG ACAAGGGCGCTTATTTCCAAGCTGACAGATGAGAAGAATTCTGCCATTCAACAGTCTAAAAGGCTTCAGCAAGAACTG GAGTTATTGAGGCGCCAAGGCAACAAAACGAGCGGCGGTATCCCATTCATATATGTTCTTCTTATTGGTATTTTGAGTATTCTGTTGGGATATTTTCTGAAGTAA